One Betaproteobacteria bacterium genomic window carries:
- the gudD gene encoding glucarate dehydratase, with protein MSQAQSSTPRVTAMRVVPVAGHDSMLMNLSGAHGPYFTRNIVVLTDSAGNTGVGEVPGGEKIRQTLEDARALVIGQSIGNWLAVLNAMRRQFADRDAGGRGLQTFDLRITIHAVTAVEAALLDLLGQFLGVPVAALLGEGQQREAVEMLGYLFYVGDRRRTDLPYRTEPDADNEWFRLRNEVAMTPEGVVRLAEAAHARYGFHDFKLKGGVLRGEEEVEAIRALHERFPQARCTLDPNGAWLLKDAVRLTRDLHGVLAYAEDPCGAESVYSGREVMAEFRRATGLPTATNMIATDWREMGHAIQLQSVTIPLADPHFWTMQGSVRVAQMCHEWGLTWGSHSNNHFDVSLAMFTHVAAAAPGKITAIDTHWIWQDGERLTKEPFRIEGGLVKVPEKPGLGVELDMEHVEAAHRLYREKALGARDDAAAMQYLIPGWKFDNKRPSMVR; from the coding sequence ATGTCTCAAGCTCAATCCAGCACGCCGCGGGTGACCGCGATGCGCGTCGTCCCGGTCGCCGGCCACGATAGCATGCTGATGAATCTGTCCGGCGCACATGGCCCGTACTTCACCCGCAACATCGTCGTCCTCACCGACAGCGCCGGCAACACGGGGGTGGGGGAAGTCCCCGGCGGCGAGAAGATCCGGCAGACGCTGGAGGATGCGCGAGCGCTCGTCATCGGGCAGTCGATCGGCAACTGGCTCGCGGTCCTGAACGCCATGCGGCGCCAGTTCGCGGACCGCGACGCCGGCGGGCGCGGGCTGCAGACCTTCGACCTGCGCATCACCATCCACGCCGTGACGGCCGTGGAGGCCGCGCTGCTCGACCTGCTCGGCCAGTTCCTCGGCGTCCCCGTCGCCGCCTTGCTCGGCGAGGGGCAGCAGCGCGAGGCCGTGGAGATGCTGGGTTATCTCTTCTATGTCGGCGACCGCAGGCGCACCGACCTGCCCTATCGGACGGAGCCGGACGCTGACAACGAGTGGTTCCGTTTGCGCAACGAAGTCGCGATGACGCCGGAGGGCGTGGTGCGTCTGGCGGAAGCGGCGCATGCGCGCTACGGCTTCCACGATTTCAAGCTGAAGGGCGGCGTGCTGCGCGGTGAGGAGGAGGTCGAGGCGATCCGCGCGCTGCACGAGCGCTTTCCCCAGGCGCGCTGCACGCTCGACCCGAACGGGGCTTGGCTGCTCAAGGATGCGGTGCGGCTCACGCGCGACCTGCACGGCGTGCTGGCTTACGCCGAGGACCCGTGCGGTGCCGAAAGCGTGTACTCGGGGCGTGAGGTGATGGCGGAATTCCGCCGCGCCACCGGGCTGCCGACTGCCACCAACATGATCGCTACCGACTGGCGCGAGATGGGCCACGCCATCCAGCTGCAGTCCGTCACCATCCCGCTCGCCGACCCGCACTTCTGGACCATGCAGGGTTCGGTGCGCGTGGCGCAGATGTGCCACGAATGGGGACTCACCTGGGGTTCGCATTCGAACAACCACTTCGACGTTTCGCTCGCGATGTTCACCCATGTCGCCGCCGCCGCCCCCGGCAAGATCACCGCGATCGACACGCACTGGATCTGGCAGGACGGCGAGCGACTGACGAAGGAGCCCTTCAGGATCGAGGGCGGACTGGTGAAGGTTCCCGAGAAACCGGGACTGGGGGTGGAACTCGACATGGAGCACGTGGAGGCGGCCCATCGCCTGTACCGGGAGAAGGCGCTCGGCGCGCGCGACGACGCCGCCGCCATGCAATACCTCATCCCCGGGTGGAAGTTCGACAACAAGCGTCCCAGCATGGTGCGCTGA